A region of the Burkholderia pyrrocinia genome:
GCGATCGCGGGTTCGGATCATTTCAACTCGTCGACCGTGTGGAGTACCGGTCCGGCCGGCTGGCCGTCCGCAGCAGGCGGAAGCCAGGGCAGTTCGAGCGCGACCGGAAGCAGTCATTAGTCAGATGTGGGGGGCCAGTTTCCCAGCGACGCTGGTCTCTTTTACCGCAGTGTTGTCACGTAAGGAGTTGGCATGAAGCGGAAACTGATTGCTGCCGCTCTGATGCTCGCGTCTCTGACGGCGTATGGCGCTGACCGTGCCGCCGATGGTGTGCAATCGAATATGCAGACGTCAAACAACCCTGACCAGACAATCAAACCGTCAGTACAACAAACGCTTTCGTCGGGCAGTGCCATCGGCGAGCCGGACGCTAAGCAATGGCAGGGCATGTCGGCCGGCTCGTGGTCCCAGCTGGGCAGCGGCTGGAAGCAGTTCGGGGAAGCAGCAAAAACTGAAGTCATTCAGGGGAATTAGTACGGTTGCCTGGGTGGGAGGTCAAACCTCGTCCGGAGAGTGAAATGAACAGCAACAGGATCAAGGTGGCGTGCGCGGCAATGTTCGCGATGACCACGATCGGTGCCCAGGCACAAACCGCCGACTCGACTTCGAGCGCGCAGTCCTCGACGTCGTCGACGGCGATCAGCCAGGGCGGCGGCTCGAGCATGAACACGAACACCACGAGCTCGCGCGGCGGCAATGCCACCAGCAGCAGCGGGGTTCGCGGTAGCGGCAATTCGAGCGTGAATGTGAACGTGACGATGCCCTCCGGCACGAGCGGCGGCTCGAACGTGACGCCGCAGAGCGTGAGCGCGCTCCAGTCGCCCGGTTCGCCCGGTACCAACCCGTTCAACACCCAGGCGTCGGAAAACGTCAACTACTCGGGTACGCAGACGATCAAGACGAACCCGGCCATCCAGGCGCCCGGCCTCACGACCACGCTGTCCGACACCTGCATGGGGTCGGTGAGCGTCGGCGTGTCGTTCCCGGGGTTCGGCGCGACGGGCGGCACGACGCTGGTCGACCAGGCTTGCGTGCGTCGTCTCGATGCGCGTGAATTCCGCGCGATGGGCCTGACCGACGTGGCGCTCGCGCTGCTCTGCCAGAGCGACGCGAACCGGCGCGCGGTGGAAGCCACCGGGCATCTGTGCCCGGGCACGACCGCACCGCTCGCGCGTTCGAATGTCGCGCCCAGCGCCGAAGCGACCGTCGCCGACGACGTGAAGTATCACGATCCGATCGTGCGCAACCGCATGGGCCTGCCGCCGCTCGACGCAGCCGCGCCGGCGCAGCCCCGCCCGGTTGCGACGACGGCGGGACAGGCGGCGCCTATCCCGGTGCCGGTGCCCGTGCCCGTGCCGGCGATCGCGCCGGTTGCCGCAGCACCGGCAGTCGCGGCGCCGGCGGTTGCCGCAGCCGCACCGGCAGTTGCAGCCGCACCCGCTGCCGCGGTCGCGCCGGCAGCCGCGATGGCAGCCGTGCCGGCTGCAGCCTTCATCGCTGCACCGGCTGTCGCCGACAAGGCGCCCGAGCCTGCACCGGTAGTTGCCGACAAGGCTCCCGAGCCCGCTCCGGTTGTTGCCGACAAGGCACCCGAGCCCGCACCGGTAGTTGCCGACAAGGCACCCGAGCCCGCACCGGTAGTTGCCGACAAGGCACCCGAGCCCGCTCCGGCCGTCGCCGACAAGGCGCCCGAGCCTGCACTGATAGTTGCCGACAAGGCGCCGGAGCCGATGCCGGCCGCGACCGACAACGCAGCGCAAGCCGCCGCCGAAGCGCCCGCACCGGAAGCCGCGCAGCCTGTCGCTGCCGCGCCTGCGGCCGACATGCCGGCAGCCGACGCAAAGGTGCCGGACGCGGCCGAATCCGCTGCCGCGCCTGCGCCGGCCGCCGACATGCCGGCGTTGACCGATCCGGCGCTGGCATTGCCGCCGGCTTCGGTCGACCAGCAGGCCGCACCGGCTGCACCGGTCGCGCCGACGCCGGCTGTCATTTCGACGAGCACGTCGTCGTAAGCACGCGGGCCGGGAAGCCGTGCGACCGGAACACCGGTCGCACGCCAGCCGCTCGGCCCCGATGCGCGACGGTCGTGCCGGTTTGACGGGTGTTGGTCCCATCCCCGAGGTCAACACCTCTTTTTGCCTGACGAGGATGCAAGGAGGCCTCAATCATGAGGATCTTTCTGGTCGCTTTGCTGCTGGTCAGCGTGCAAGCCGCTGCGCAGTTGGTTTTTCAGAATCCCGCGGTCTTTGTCATCCTGAGCGAGCAGACCCTCGCGAACGCCGCGA
Encoded here:
- a CDS encoding chemotaxis protein CheA, which encodes MTMPSGTSGGSNVTPQSVSALQSPGSPGTNPFNTQASENVNYSGTQTIKTNPAIQAPGLTTTLSDTCMGSVSVGVSFPGFGATGGTTLVDQACVRRLDAREFRAMGLTDVALALLCQSDANRRAVEATGHLCPGTTAPLARSNVAPSAEATVADDVKYHDPIVRNRMGLPPLDAAAPAQPRPVATTAGQAAPIPVPVPVPVPAIAPVAAAPAVAAPAVAAAAPAVAAAPAAAVAPAAAMAAVPAAAFIAAPAVADKAPEPAPVVADKAPEPAPVVADKAPEPAPVVADKAPEPAPVVADKAPEPAPAVADKAPEPALIVADKAPEPMPAATDNAAQAAAEAPAPEAAQPVAAAPAADMPAADAKVPDAAESAAAPAPAADMPALTDPALALPPASVDQQAAPAAPVAPTPAVISTSTSS